DNA sequence from the Amycolatopsis sp. Hca4 genome:
TCGCACCCCAGCCGGACGAGCCCGCCGCTCCCGATGCGAGCCGCGAACGGACCCGGCTCGCCCGCAAGTGGGCGTACCTGCTCAGCGGCGTGACGGTCGTTTCGCTGAGCCGGGAGGAACTCGAAGCGGAGCTCGGCGAGCTGGTGGACACGCTCTGCGGCGCGCTGCACCGCGCGACACCGGACGTGACCCCGGCGGAGCGGGTCGGCGCCCGGCTGGTCGCGCTGGGCTACGTCGGCGAACCCGGGCTGCGGTGCACGCTCGAGGTGCTCGGTAAGGGCCTGCCTGCGCTGCCCGAACTGGCGGGCGCCGACGGCGCCGCCGACCGGATCGTGGCCGCGCTCGGCGCGCTCGCCTGCGGCTTCCTGCTCGCGCACGAGCGCAGCGTCCTCGACCAGCAGGAGATCATGCACCTGTCGCTGATCAAGGCGGTGCGGGACGCCCAGTGGAACCTGCGGCAGAGCGAGGCGCGCTTCGAAGAGGTGGTGACGTCGTCGGCGAGCGGCATCGCCGTCGTCGCGCTGGACGGCCGGATCGTGCGGGCCAATGCGGCGCTGGCCGAGATGCTCGGGCACCCGGCGGGCGAGCTGGCCGGCTCGGTGCTCTACGACGTCGTCCACCCCGAGTCCGTCGAGGTCCTCCGCGACGCGATGCTGGCCCTGCTGGACGGCGGCAAGGAGCGGATCCGGCAGTCGGAACGGCTGCTGCGCAAGGACGGCGACGTCGTCCGCATCTCGCTCACCGCGTCGCTGCTGCGCGACGCCGAAAACCAGCCGTCCCACTTCGTCGTGGTGATCGAGGACGGCACCGAGCTGATGCTGCTGCAGGGCGAGCTGAGCCGCCAGGCCCTGCACGACGTCCTCACCGGGCTGCCGAACCGCCAGTACTTCGGCACCCACCTGGAAGCGGCGCTGCGGCGGGCCGACCCGACGTACGGCGTCACGCTGTTCCACGTCGACCTCGACGCGTTCGGCATGGTCTGCAACAGCCTCGGCCGCCGCGTCGGCGAGCAGCTGCTGGTGCACTTCGCGCAGCGGCTCAAGGCGGTGATGTCCCGGGAGAACGCGAT
Encoded proteins:
- a CDS encoding bifunctional diguanylate cyclase/phosphodiesterase, translated to MRTSSMPMIAPQPDEPAAPDASRERTRLARKWAYLLSGVTVVSLSREELEAELGELVDTLCGALHRATPDVTPAERVGARLVALGYVGEPGLRCTLEVLGKGLPALPELAGADGAADRIVAALGALACGFLLAHERSVLDQQEIMHLSLIKAVRDAQWNLRQSEARFEEVVTSSASGIAVVALDGRIVRANAALAEMLGHPAGELAGSVLYDVVHPESVEVLRDAMLALLDGGKERIRQSERLLRKDGDVVRISLTASLLRDAENQPSHFVVVIEDGTELMLLQGELSRQALHDVLTGLPNRQYFGTHLEAALRRADPTYGVTLFHVDLDAFGMVCNSLGRRVGEQLLVHFAQRLKAVMSRENAMIARFHSDEFGILVENTESTPDIATIVRAINDELAEPFFVDGHGLALSASAGVVHRPAKGIDPLELLRQADQTLRRAKERRRGQWKMFDREADAHDRRTQAVAVGMAGAWEHGEIGVRYRPVARLADGEVAGIEARLHWDRPDDTALSHECCVELAESTGLMLPLGDWLLRAASRQGEWWRQRAGFGLPMVAGLTGHQMSDDALGTRVTRLLRDTGLPPEQLMLGVPAGALPVSGVIENVTALADLGVHVMLDEFGLGPDDLRAIENLPVDIVRVDRRLAEWQAWSDSTFLSALVPLVRQVGATLVVDGIHTEDQASWWRTAGAELATGDYFGVARPPAELAGQFARA